A stretch of Primulina tabacum isolate GXHZ01 chromosome 13, ASM2559414v2, whole genome shotgun sequence DNA encodes these proteins:
- the LOC142522750 gene encoding RING-H2 finger protein ATL78-like — protein sequence MASMSTSIFYFSTPTIQDSFHSRKMLSLSPLYYSPPPNITESSSKLRENDTIDANVVIVLSVLLCALICSLGLNSIVRCALRCSNLPSSDNNPSTPLANTGVKKKALKTFPTMSYTSDLKLPGLDTECSICLSDFAVGERVRVLPICNHGFHIRCIDKWLNSHSSCPTCRHCLVETCHKIVIGCSQAAAITSLAPETPQREVATTAIEPLQAESSVRNY from the coding sequence ATGGCTTCAATGTCCACTTCAATCTTCTACTTTTCAACTCCCACAATTCAAGATTCCTTCCACTCAAGAAAAATGTTATCACTCAGCCCATTATACTATTCTCCCCCACCAAACATTACTGAATCATCATCGAAACTTAGAGAAAACGACACCATCGATGCAAACGTTGTCATTGTTTTATCTGTCCTCTTGTGTGCCTTAATTTGCTCCCTCGGCCTGAATTCGATCGTAAGATGTGCCCTCAGATGCTCAAACTTGCCGTCTTCCGACAACAACCCGAGCACTCCATTGGCTAACACCGGTGTCAAGAAAAAGGCACTCAAAACATTCCCTACAATGAGCTACACAAGTGATCTAAAATTGCCAGGGTTGGACACAGAGTGCTCCATTTGCCTGTCCGATTTCGCAGTCGGAGAACGTGTTCGAGTCCTTCCTATATGCAACCATGGATTCCACATCCGATGTATCGATAAGTGGCTGAATTCACACTCATCATGCCCTACTTGTAGGCATTGCCTCGTTGAAACTTGTCATAAAATTGTTATTGGGTGTAGTCAGGCCGCAGCTATCACGTCGTTGGCACCAGAAACACCGCAGCGAGAAGTAGCTACGACGGCAATCGAGCCTCTACAAGCGGAAAGTTCGGTAAGAAATTACTAA